One region of Pieris rapae chromosome Z, ilPieRapa1.1, whole genome shotgun sequence genomic DNA includes:
- the LOC110999297 gene encoding protein scabrous has translation MKCLNFCVVLLCLWTANGAELQIKKELQAMAEQIEILKTMHLSDVTRLRQEIDVLKQNQAAPTNNQDQNSQVTLQWAQTSMNELRMEMHELSNSINSSSLLRHLHVIRNELKQALTETSDLVQFTRTQETRIDKLDNEVGLLKHENQQLRAMVAQLRAHVGKLSKEIKAKQLEEMDKSSINEVFETYRGPSNHKLRHNKMVHTQISRLSRTQDQLDSYQQTLQNQLLDVQRRLDRLEEPNWNLITAKLELYDLESKVFKEELKNVSQKISDFDKVHASLLELREDVESIENKVDKTIPEFRKEISKLDISFAQLNAATSYIKENQENLKQTVKAIAVSVSNVIDRSELERLDMNKLNESIVELKTTAKQHFFRLNDHILKAEATHVDSNYTIVSLPELMGEVKELQPVEREYEDLVKQLPKDCSNVSGTPGTYLIHPGKNPIETWCNNQTTLLQRRYNGTIEFNREFSEYVQGFGDASSEFWLGLQTMHEITADNCSSMRIDMTDIYGSVWYAQYDHFSVGDAGSGFVLDVSGFKGNASDAFEYQNHMEFSTIDRDRDISNTHCAANYEGGWWFSHCQHVNINGKYTLGLTWFDSARNEWIAVATSEMRVYRRPGCF, from the exons ATGAAGTGCTTGAACTTTtgtgttgttttattatgtttatggaCTGCGAATGGAGCCGAActtcaaattaaaaaggaGCTTCAGGCGATGGCTGAGCAGATTGAGATCCTGAAAACCATGCATTTGTCCGATGTCACCCGATTAAGACAAGAAATTGACGTTTTGAA gCAAAACCAGGCAGCCCCGACAAACAACCAAGACCAAAATTCTCAAGTGACTTTGCAGTGGGCACAGACGTCTATGAACGAGCTTCGAATGGAGATGCATGAACTCAGCAATAGCATCAATAGTTCTTCACTTCTTAGGCACCTTCATGTTATACGTAATGAG TTAAAACAAGCGCTAACTGAAACCAGTGATTTAGTTCAGTTCACGCGAACCCAGGAGACTAGAATTGACAAGTTAGACAATGAAGTTGGattattaaaacatgaaaACCAACAATTGAGGGCCATGGTCGCCCAACTAAGGGCTCACGTTGGAAAACTCTCTAAGGAG aTTAAAGCCAAACAACTTGAAGAAATGGACAAGAGCAGCATAAACGAGGTTTTTGAGACCTACCGGGGTCCAAGCAACCACAAACTCCGCCATAACAAAATGGTTCACACTCAAATTTCGCGATTGTCTCGGACGCAAGATCAGCTCGACTCATACCAACAGACCCTTCAGAATCAATTACTAGATGTTCAACGCCGACTCGATCGTTTAGAAGAGCCCAATTGGAACCTCATAACGGCCAAACTGGAATTATATGATCTGGAATCAAAAGTATTCAAAGAGGAACTGAAAAATGTCTCACAGAAAATATCAGACTTTGATAAAGTGCACGCATCTTTGCTTGAATTGCGTGAAGACGTCGAGAGCATCGAAAATAAAGTTGATAAGACAATACCAGAGTTCAGAAAGGAAATATCAAAGTTGGACATCAGTTTTGCTCAG TTGAATGCTGCAACTTCCTACATCAAGGAGAACCAAGAGAACCTTAAACAGACGGTGAAGGCTATTGCTGTAAGCGTTAGCAACGTAATTGACCGTTCCGAGTTGGAGCGACTAGACATGAATAAACTGAACGAATCCATTGTAGAACTGAAAACTACGGCTAAACAGCACTTCTTTCGCCTCAATGACCATATCCTGAAG GCCGAAGCTACGCATGTGGATTCCAACTACACAATCGTCTCTCTTCCTGAATTGATGGGGGAAGTTAAGGAACTGCAACCTGTGGAGCGTGAGTACGAAGATCTAGTAAAACAATTGCCCAAAGACTGCTCCAACGTATCTGGTACTCCCGGGACCTACCTTATCCACCCCGGTAAAAATCCCATAGAGACCTGGTGCAATAACCAAACAACTCTTCTTCAGCGACGCTACAACGGCACTATAGAGTTCAACAGAGAATTCTCTGAGTACGTACAGGGCTTCGGCGATGCTTCTTCGGAATTCTGGCTTGGACTCCAAACAATGCACGAAATAACCGCCGACAACTGTTCTTCGATGAGAATTGACATGACTGACATCTACGGAAGCGTGTGGTACGCTCAGTACGACCACTTCTCCGTCGGCGATGCTGGTTCAGGTTTCGTACTTGATGTGAGCGGTTTTAAAGGAAATGCTAGCGACGCTTTCGAATACCAGAATCACATGGAGTTCTCAACCATCGATCGAGACCGGGACATCTCCAACACCCACTGCGCTGCAAACTACGAAGGTGGATGGTGGTTCTCTCATTGCCAACACGTTAACATTAACGGAAAATATACGCTGGGCTTGACATGGTTCGACTCTGCCAGGAATGAATGGATTGCCGTAGCTACGAGCGAAATGCGTGTTTACCGTCGCCCAGGCtgcttctaa